The Polaribacter sp. KT25b genome contains the following window.
CTTGCAGGAGAAACAAAAAAACCAAAATCCTATTCTAAACGAACTTTAGAAGTATTGAAAAACCTTTCTAAAGAAGAAGCTGAAATATTTACAAAATTTGCGGAATTAAAAATTAAAGTTAATGAATATACTGTAATTATAAATAATGACAAAGGAAAATTTATAAAAGAAGAATTTGGCATTACGTTTAATGATTGTTTATTAATGGTTGAATTAGGTTTAATTTCAAGTGAAAACAGTTTTGTAATTAGTTTTGAACCAACTAATAACAATGATAAAAATATTTATATTACTTATGGCAATAAAGGATTTAAAATAAAAAGAAAACAGAATTCACCAGAAAGAAATATCCAAGTATTATCATTTACTAAAATTGGTTGTGAACTTTCTAAACTAATCCATCCAAAAGTTAATATGAATTATATAGAAAAAATTTGTTTAAGCTTCAAGCACGAAAATACAGATATAGAATATGGTGACATATTAGAAAAGAACGAAAAAAAGTTTTTAATAAACATAAAAGAATATAACTAATAACTATTGCCAACACCTTGTATAAAAAATTGCTTAATTTAGTTTAATTTAAAACTTGTTGCTTTTTTGTAAACTTCTGAATTTCCGCTGGAAATTCCTCGTTCACAAAATCGCAACTTTCCATACAAAACAACGTTGGGCTTCATTTAAGAAAAATCGTGAAATACAAGAAAATTAGAGGTTTAAAAAAGAAAGTAGCTAAAATCCAAAATTGGGTTGAAGAATACTTGAAATTAGATATTGAACAATTATCTGAATATAAATATCATTACTCTAAAGTTTACGTTCAACCTTGGGACAATATAAGTCTGACTAATAGCCAAATTCCAGAACCGAAAGGAAAAGCTAAAAATGAGATACTAAATGGTCTTGAAAAAATCTATGATAGTTGGAAAGTAGAATTAGATAAATCGGAGAAACCATATTATTTAAAAATCTGGATTTACGAACCAAGAATCTCTAAATCTCAAGTAGTTTGCGCAATCGGAGACAGAATTGAATATTACGAAAACCTGTTTGAAAAAGTAAATTATAAACAAAATAACTCATCATTTACAAATAGTTTAAGTTCTGAATTTAAATGGGAATCTAAAATTGACGAAGTACAATATTGGAAAAGTGAATTACTTTGGCCATCTGAACAGTATGAAAATATTGAAGAGTGTTATTCTGACAGAAAATTGTTGAAAAAATTGGAAAACGGAAATTATAGAAAAGAATTAATTGATAATCCAAATGAAGAGAAAGACATAATTTACTTCCTGAAAAAAGGAAAAATTTGGGTTGGAGAAAAATAAAAAACGAAAGCCCAACACCATATATAATTTATTGCTTTCTTTTTGCTTACTTGCGAAAATCCTCGCGGATTTTCTTGGTCAGTAATTATTTACTAAATTAGTTGCTTAACCACGCAACAAACCATATATAACAACGTTGGCGGTAATTAAAACGAACGACATATAGAAAAAGTAAAGTCAATGAATTACACCTTTAAAAATACTGAAATAAATAACAAGAAGGCTACTGACTTTGAAACAAAATCTTTACTTTATTTAATTGGAAAGAGAAAGGATAGTAAAGAAGTTGAATATATTGCTTTTGACTGTTTTAATGATGTTAGTGGAATTAATAAAAAATCAGATAAAATTTGGGATATTCAATCAAAAAATGAAAAAAACCTAAACCCAAAAAAGATTGGAAAATATTTTTTCACACTTTTTGACAATTTCACTTCTTCATTTGATTTTAAAGAGTTTATTTTCTTTTGTCCAGTTTTAAAAACTGAATATAAAATTGATGCTAAACTAAATACTTATGGAATTGAAAATATTGCAGATAAAACGCTAACGAGGATTAAAAATGGTTTAAATCTAGAGGTA
Protein-coding sequences here:
- a CDS encoding DUF2806 domain-containing protein, whose protein sequence is MPEINLIKLEGKPFEKLIDVISKGIGTLYKPRAIRKEADSKAYEIGIIEQAKSKALAEGKVLEAETYLRIQERLLFNETERQKSIDNVVEIAAEQLKNEDNISEEPVDKDWSKRFFNLVQDTTDEEMQALWGRILAGETKKPKSYSKRTLEVLKNLSKEEAEIFTKFAELKIKVNEYTVIINNDKGKFIKEEFGITFNDCLLMVELGLISSENSFVISFEPTNNNDKNIYITYGNKGFKIKRKQNSPERNIQVLSFTKIGCELSKLIHPKVNMNYIEKICLSFKHENTDIEYGDILEKNEKKFLINIKEYN